The region atctgaacTTGTGTAAAACGATTATGGATAGTCATGCACATATTGAAGCCCTGCATACATGGCATACATATTCGTTGTGGTGATtatttacctgattgctaagaaagcatgaatgctagtAAGCAATAAACCATGGCATAGatgttcataaaaaaatccactAATTACTTTTCTTCTATTGAATTAGAATCTTATATGTTTTCATTTAATAGCATTCCATGTTTTCAAACATCTGCTCTTGCTAGATGCTCATCTTGCTTACAAACATTTCTTACAAGGATCAGTAATATGACAAACAAATTTAGCGTTTAAAGGActagtccactccaacaaaaagtagatttgaataaaaagagaaaaatcaaacatgcataaatcgaatgtaaaataagaaagttatgacattttaaagttttgcttaagtttacaaaacaaattttctcctcattgtcaagtgaaacaatgataattcctccctaaacatatggaataagcattgtttaataatatattgtttagtcaagtcggtccttattgtcacatttgtaaaaaatgaaatattgtataattcaaacaataaaaaacaaaagaaataatgagtgagggacatcatcaactgtctaatttgcatgtcactgcgaaaaaaaatgtcataactttcttattttacatccgattttaatgaaatttttaagCATAATGCTagttttattttctctatttattcaaatcaacagttttcggggggggggggggtggacttcACCTTTAAACAAGAGAACCACTTACCACGTAAGTATCATACTCAAACTGATGCCTGAGGTTCATATGGTGTAGAAAGTTAGTGCTTTCATAGTTGGGGTCTCCCCACGGCATAGAGGCACATATGGGACATACCACCGGTGTGTCATTGTACTTATGTTCCTTGTTGCAGTGCCTTCTTAGAGCATCACAGTCTAGGTTCTTTGCTCCACAGATAGGACACTGGAAGGTGGATCGGTTCGGTAGGTTGCTGAAGAAAGGATTGAAAGTCATATCAATGCATGATATATAGTAACTATTGACAATAGACAGGTCTAAACATCCAGCTTGAAGCTAATGATTTATGAACCAAGGTGCTTAAAATGGAAGCTTGTATGAAGACTACAAAACATGATTAACTTCAGTATGGTATTTGTAAATACAGCATTTTATGATGCAGCATCAATCCCATAAATTATTCTGCTTCTAACAGATGGAATCATTGAGTTAAGGGTAAATTAACCTCATCACTTTGTCTCAAGGATTTTAATCAGGTGTGTAAACTGGTTTACTAGAAAAGGAACTATCTCACTTCCAAATAACATGCCAAAAGAGAACATATATTCAGCTTCCCTTATTGTTTTCATACGAAATGAGAGATAGAAACCTGTGTATAAATACCACTTTTTTAATCTCTTTTGAGTGGTCTTTATACACAGGTTTCAGTGGACATTTGCATCACatcatgtacagtgtatgactACCAGTATATGCTAGTAGGTAACTTACCTTGGTGGTTTCTGTGAAGTATTACCTACAGGTTTGAAACTTGAATTAGGTTTATTCCCATCATCCACATGTCTACATGACACGGTGTGCTGTCTCAACTTTGCCAAATTCATCTAAatggattataaaaaaaagaaaaccacaaaaTCTTCTTAAGTCCAAGAGGAAAAGGACTTAAAGACATACATAGACGATGCCTTTGTAAGTGTAAATCTACCATTATTGAACAAACATCATTCTTCATCAATCAATATGGTCATGCACTGCATTCAAGGCATAATTTCAactctaaaacattttatttaagTACCAGTAATAGATACCTTGtttaagaaaaacaatatttttagagAACCTATATGAGTTTTTCTTGCTTTAATGCCATATGCTTTAAACATACTATGAATAACTTAATGTAAACAATGTGCTTGAAAGCTAAGAGCTGTTACAACTTTTATGAAACAGTAACTGAACAAGTCCCCTTGAGCCCTGagaattacaaaataaacacattgtacatgtagacaatTATGTACTGAAACAAAATATTCTAACAACAAACTACACGTTGAAAAAACAGGCAAAACCAAAAAGGAAATATCACAGAGctcaaaaaataattcaatatttgaatACAGTCACTAAATTCTTGTTTCACCTTTAATTTTAAAAGAACCTCAATGGAATGCCAATGATGCCCAGCAATGCAATGCACTGTGGCCTACCTTCTTTTTGCAACCTATACAAGAATCTTTGATGGATGTCATCTGTTTCTCCAGATCTTTTGCCCTGCTTCTCTCCTTGGGTTTAAAGGTCACACGGCATAAAGGGCAGCTGGGTGAAACCACGGACAGGAAGGGAGCAAGGCACTCTTCACAGAATCTGAAGAGCAAAGCACAGTTACTTTTagaaacaagaaaatgaaagtacaattCTTTACAGCGCAGTATTCTGCCATCAAAATTGTTTGTTGTCTAGTTAGCAAGTTTTTGCAACATCATGCAGGATGAATTCAAAGACACAGTAAAATTACAATAGACAGACGGGAGGTCTATAGTTGAAAATTAATGAACCGGAACAGCAGTTCATCCCAAGTTTCAGAGATGACAAAAaaggccaaatcgtggtttcgGGAACTACTCGTTGATTTGtatacgcgcacttgtgtacaaagtgaacggaggtggaaatagggaaccgtgcgtgtgactgaataaagcgctgctgtataaagtgaacggtggttcccaatatcacgataatgccacaaaaaattgcaaatatgttatttgtccagagtccaggacgacgTTCCtgatttgattcaccaatttttgaTAAACCCAGTTTGACACAGGCTCATTGTCACAATTCTCATGAAcggcatttgacaatacattttccatgTTATAAGGCGAAACGGAAATTCAATTATGTTAGGGTGCCTACATGTTAGGGAGAATCCCAGGAAATTAAGAGGTTTATTCCATCAATAGGGTAGCTGGGCAGGTGACATTAAGGGGAATCATATTTGTTTTGGTAAGAAGCCGAATATATGAGAAAATTTAATCCTTCAGAAAGGCTAAATTGGAGCGAAGATTAAACTTTGGAAACAATGGATTTGTTTTGGATTAAACgctatataattattataacgTTTGTTTTAATTATCTATCTCAAAGATACCATAGCAAATTAGTCAACACGTCAATTTAAAGCAGTGCATTATCTCCAGCATCAGAGTTTTCACGTTCATGAATTTACGGAGGTGTTGCAGTTCATCACCTTTTATGTCCAAAATTCAGCAATGTTCATTTGTGTCCCGTCATAGAAGTAAGTTTGTAGATTAATCAGATAATAGGGGAGATAATGTGTTGATTATATAATTATGTCAAGAAAGTCAAAGAGAGTTATTGACGAAAAACAGAAGTAAAAATTCATTATAAATGTGCACGTGAAAAGAGGTTGAAGCTAGTAGACAATTTTTGGCTCGAAAGGCTCGGGCTAAATCTGATCACAATTGTCTTAAATGCACATAATTGAAATTTGTGTTATAAGGTAAAAGATACAAGATGTCTAAAGTCTGAATATATAATTAATGAAAGGCTTCAGTTGAAAGCTTtgtttaggttttttttttgtgcaatTAGTGATGTTGGAAAATGTGAATATGAACATTTCCAGGAAGTTTAGTTCGGTTTGGATTCATAATCTTAGCAAgagcatgaaaatataaaacatcTTTTAGTGAGAATTAAGAGACAAAATATGTGGgtttaatttcatattacaaAGTTTGGATTGCATTTTAAAGCATATCAATGCTTAAGACAAGTTGCCCTTTGTGAGGTGAAAGTGCATAAATTTATATAGATCTATACAAAAGGATACAAAAACATGGTCATGAGTCTGATACATGAACGTTTGGTGAACTCATGAAGTGTATTTTAAACAAGTAGAAATAAGTTTCTGACAAAACTAGTTTTGGTTCATGAATAATTGCATGTACATTTAATTTAGAGAAAAGCAGTTTTAAAAAGCTATTAGGGATTTGTTTTGGCatagttcttcttcttcttcttccaggctggtacagtccgccactggcgtATTATCGTACCTTGTGCTTGTCAAGTGTTGAGTGTACAGTGCAAGTAAAAAATTTCTACAATGGACTCTATGTGCAGCTAAAAAACCAGACTGAAGCTTAACGAAGCTTGACACACTGCACCTCCAGCTTGAAAGGCTCCAATGAGGTGCAGTTGACAGCTACAGGTGGTAATGAATTCCACAGCCTGATAGCGTCTGGATAAAAAGATGTTTGGAGAAATCGTGTCCTTGCATAGGGAACCAGGAGTTTTTGTGGGTTTCCCCGAGTGCGTGGGGCTGTTACTGGAATGAGTTGGGCCCAACTATGCTTTGATCGCGCCCTGCCAAAACTgggcaatgattttttttctgccttTTGTATAAGgaatgattttgataaaaaataatattgtctGCTACATTCAGACTTTCAGTTGATTTATATCAGTCTTAATCCATGCTTTTACTATAAACAATGAAAGTAAGTTTTGGTCAGAATATTTAGTATACTTTGATGGACAAATGTAAATGCATCAAGACCAGGTTACACaagatattcatttttaagtgcATGTTTTAATTCAGGATGAGATGACTCAAAATATgctgttttgttttatcatttcagATTGAATAAAATCTACAAATCTACTGTAGAAATATCTCAATTCCATGGTTCACATCTCGGCATGTTCCGTACTATCCAATATTGATGTTGGAGAGAAAATTGGAACAATGGAAGAATAATTGTCCCTAGGCCATATTGGTAATTAGAtctctatttttattattatcattcgccatattttaatatttaatcTGTTTATTATTTAATGTTACTAGGTATACTATCATTACATGGTATTAGTACcattaatatcataattatattcaggtttatctttatcatcatcaagcATTATTATATTACATTTAATAATTTATCATGTTCATCTGCTGATCTGGATGTGATTGGCCTGGAACTggtttaaaataaaacaaggcAGTCCATTTGGTTATTCAACTTTGTCGAAGTCTGTGTAATGAAAAGGGAATGTcctgaaaatatcaaatgtttGAATAACTTCGAATAAGATCATGACATAAAACCCGTCCTGGGCCGGGCCATTCATTGAGCTCATGAGCTCGGAAGAGTCGGATTTTTAACCGGATTTTTGTGTGTCTGAGATGAGTGCATGATGTGAGTGAAGTGTGTGGAGACGTGTTTGTGGGTCCTTAAAAATTAACCAGCGCTATACTCACACATGATTGCAGGGTATCCTCGTCGGCTTTAAGAAAAAATCCAGGCAAATTGAGCACTTGCATGCTTCGACTGGATTCGAACTCGAAGAAGATGCCATGATGCAATGTTGTTTTCCAAAGATCCACCATGAAAAAATTGATCACTGCTTTCTTTGGCTTTGCTTTGTTTACTTTGATCCGAGGATGTCGCAGCTGATTGCAACTGAAGTTGTCGACTACTAGTATTTGGTATGAACAACAAGTTGTCACAATGTGTGATGGTGTCTCATACTAGTAACGCCTTAACTCTGTATGCAGCAGATGTAGAACAAATTTagtatttaaacaaaaaataccaAAGGGaagaagacctttgaaagaccatgaaacTTGCCCgatctttcaaaggtcttccaATGAACTTCCAAATATCTCCAAGTTCTTGCATAATTCCTGATGAATGTTTTAGTGATCTTCGCGCGAAACGGTGCAGTCTTTCAGCggactttgtaaaaaaaaaaggtcttttaATGGTCTTTCAGCGGTGacgaactttcaaagttctaaTTAGTTTGCCCATGATATTTCGTTActctctcaagattttttgcGGGAAGATCGTTGAAAGACCAGGAAAAGTCCAGAATTCTGAGTCAAAGAAATAATAGTCTGAAACTGACACTGAAGACCTTCATTCTTAAAAAAGTCTTACTTGTGAACAAATTTACTCCTGACTGTATGGTATATGGTGAAACTGGACGTGAGGGTAATATACCAAGTGTCTATGATTGGATTCTGGTTGAGATTACATTTTCACTCCAtcagaaaattgatttgaaaaaaagaaaaaaatccaacaagcataacactgaaaatttcatcaaaatcggatgtaaaataggaaagttatgacatttccaagttccacaaaatagttatgcacatcacggttggtatgcaaatgagagaagtGATGATATgcactcactcaccatttcttttgtattctattatatgaaatgttctaatgttctcctcattgtcctgtaaaacaaagttttatttcaccctgaacatatggaattaccattgtttaaaattttatggttcagtcaagttgctcctttattgtcaaatctgtcaaaattgaaatattgtataattcaaacaataaaaaacataagaaatagtgagtaagggacgtcatcgattctctcatttgcatgtgactaaattgtgcatacagctattttgtaaaataatatataactTCCTATTAtgtatccgattttgaagaaatttttagcattttgcttttttgattttttttctattaattcaaatcatcatttttctgaggtgggcTAATTAAACTTGGCCCTTAATGGAAAATAATCCAAACACTCATTTACAAGTTTGAAATGTCTATTGTATTTACAAggaaacatataggcctacactctCCATCAAAATCACAATGGTTATCATGTCTGGTTAGCAGAGGGGGTAGGTTTGATGCTGAATGGATTTCACACAATGCCAAAGTTAGACTTATTGTATATGGAGGGCAGTCAcatgatattttgaagtttgAAAAGTATTTATAAAGATCATGTGTATAAGAAAGACTGTGTTAGTATAAGTAAATAAGTAAATTCAGATGtcgaacaaaatgaaatacaagcCTGAAAGATGAATTGCATTGTATTCTGTGCTCACATGCAGACATAAAATGAATTTCACTATTTTGTTTGTCCCCTTTTACACAAAGAGTGACttctttatataatttataCCCAGTACCTGAACGACCAGTATAGACCAAATGCATTGCACATGGCCAAGCTATTATTCAGCTGATGCTTGCCACTTGAAAAGCAAAGATGATAATCACGTGTGttttatatattcatgtattgtAAATGATTTCGTACTCTCATaccctagtctgctatgcagactctgaatggctcgtgaggtgggatctgctgcagtgggtctacatttgtagactactCATACCCCGCGAGAGGGGCTCGATAGAGTCAATAAAATACAACCCACCATCTAAAGCCCTGTATAGACAAGGggtccgtcttacaaagagttgtgattgatccgatcaatcgtaactatggaaagccagcaaagtcaacaaataaaatgcatttttgttttaaaaaatctagatatgaatgtatatctataaattcattgatttcttggcAATTTGAtgtgatctcctttgtttacaaaggacattttgcaaatttcctgtagaaaaaattatgacaccgatggatttccatataaagttacgattgattggaacaatcgtaactatttgtaagatggggccgaGAAGTATATCAATCAGTCCTTTGGAGTTCTTTTGGGGTTATTTGGGAGTCATTCCACATGATGCAAAGTTCAGTGATCTTGAAGACTGACTGCTGTACGGACCTTGCTAATCAAGGGTCACCCTTCGAGGTCTCCCTTctgtggaagggggggggggtagactatAAGTATGGGACTTCCATTGCGCCCTATATGGCTTTCTTACTACTTTTTGCACATGATGGCGGAGCCTGCAAGCAAAATATATTAATTCTTAAAGTTAAAACCAACAGAAAAGTGTGTAATGATTTTGTGGGTAAATGCATGGGGAGGGAGTGATGCACCTTTTTtcttactaaaaaaaaacaacagaaaaattCCATTTAAACATTTGTGTTTTCCTTGTATTTAAAACTCTTCTCCTAATTAAGGAATCCTGTATGTGCCACTGTTTTTGCAGAAGTATAGAATCTGATTCTGAAATGGAGTTCTGCAAGCCATGCACATGCCTTTACTGCTATAGCACAAAAACAATGATATTAAAGCGACTCATAACAAAGCGAGTCTATTCACTACTGGTGAGACCCAGCTGCATGTCCTAGCTTCCCTTCCTTTTCAGCTATACTATACAAGTTTTTACTTGGTTTAGCTaccaataattgaataaaagagaaaatcgCATTcctggaagcaaaaaaaaaaaaaaattaattcggATGAATAATCAGAATATATCTTGAGACGTAACATGAAGTGCCAtttactcctgaagaagacgaaAGATCGTCGAAAATTTGAGGCTTTTAATAAACATAGTATTATGATTGGCCAAACTTCACTAGATTTGTTTATCATACTACGAGTATTGTGACATAGGCATATACAGTCTTATTTTCGTATCAACGGGTATAATTCAAGCGGGTCTTTGACTGAAAAGTCATCATCGGTCATTTCCCGTGGTTTTTTGTGTAAATGTAGGTCCTATGTATCTGTTCAAAACGGCCCTATATGTATAGACCTGCAGTGTTAACAGGATATGATTTGTACATGCACGACATAATAAGGGCCCTAAATTCCTTCCTTGGCTACCAATATATAGCCTATAGTaaagatattgtataattaattatTCATCAGTAAATGCGATAATGCATACTTCTATCTTTGACCATTCAAATGTAACAAATAATAGATGATACCTCAAATCACGTGACCCGGAGCTAAAAGCTAGCGGATGGGATTGAGGGGgatatttgaaacataattttcCTTTATTGCATTTGGCTCTTTTCGCACACCTTACAGTACTGCTATTGCGATAATAGTCGCAAACTGCAGCACACGATCATAACAACATTTCCTGACTTGACAGTCCAACTGAACTGTGAGTGACTGTGTCATACTTTGCTTGATTGATGGTACTACTAGGTCTACATTTTAGCTTTGCAACTGAGAAAGAGGTGAGGTTTGAATAAAGGGGGAGGTGGGTTACCCTAATGAATTGAATGCGCAATGGCAAAGCTTCGAATTTAATTGCCGCTTTATTCGGAGGGGCGACCGGAGCCACTGCAGTCAGTGTAGCCGGGCGATGCCGAAGACAAAGTGGTCCTAACCCAGGAAGCGCCGGCCCGCCGCTGCGGctggccggagctccctgggttaagaCATGAGACAGTAGAAAATAAAGCAGTGACTGAATTTGAAGCTTTGCCTTTGCACATTCAATTGACATGAGGGTACGGCATGTACAGTGTGAATCGGGGACAACTTGGCCTCAGACCACGGGCATATCTCTTGAGAATTTTTTCTTGCCAAAAAACAGCAGACACATTTTTTTATCTCCCAGAGTCCCAGTCCTAGGCCCTAGCCAAGTTAGGCTATATCCATTCCATAAATTCCAttaatcaaattgaatttatgGGATGgggatgctgctcgcatatgaacttacaaattcaaaactttaaaaatattgagCTTCTTCAAGTTCTTGTttaatgttgttgttgttattcgTTGTGGGTTGTTTCCACACCCAAATGATCTCAGTGTGTTTTTCACAAGGTT is a window of Lytechinus variegatus isolate NC3 chromosome 2, Lvar_3.0, whole genome shotgun sequence DNA encoding:
- the LOC121407570 gene encoding E3 ubiquitin-protein ligase RNF166-like, with the protein product MASSSSSNPVEACKCSICLDFFLKPTRIPCNHVFCEECLAPFLSVVSPSCPLCRVTFKPKERSRAKDLEKQMTSIKDSCIGCKKKMNLAKLRQHTVSCRHVDDGNKPNSSFKPVGNTSQKPPSNLPNRSTFQCPICGAKNLDCDALRRHCNKEHKYNDTPVVCPICASMPWGDPNYESTNFLHHMNLRHQFEYDTYVDYNKQEDEVLKQVLAASLADK